The following are encoded together in the uncultured Sphaerochaeta sp. genome:
- a CDS encoding ferrous iron transport protein A: protein MTLGSLRPGDRARVLSIGTQGALRRRILDMGITPRVVVQLVKVAPLGDPLELTVRGYQLSLRKQEASLIEVEII from the coding sequence ATGACATTAGGATCATTACGTCCTGGGGACAGGGCAAGAGTGCTTTCCATTGGAACCCAAGGCGCATTGCGGCGAAGGATTTTGGATATGGGGATTACCCCACGTGTGGTTGTGCAGTTAGTCAAGGTTGCTCCCTTGGGTGACCCCCTGGAGCTGACGGTACGAGGGTATCAGCTGAGTCTGAGAAAGCAAGAAGCTTCTTTGATTGAGGTTGAAATCATCTAA
- a CDS encoding FeoA domain-containing protein, with amino-acid sequence MPLSLAQVGETRKIIGLHGEDAIKQHLLDLGFVAGEVLQVLGNSSQGIVLSIKGVRLALNRGLAHRINVA; translated from the coding sequence ATGCCACTTTCCTTAGCCCAAGTTGGAGAAACAAGAAAAATTATAGGACTGCACGGGGAAGATGCAATCAAACAACATCTTCTTGATCTTGGTTTTGTTGCAGGAGAAGTCCTTCAAGTTTTGGGTAACAGTAGCCAAGGGATTGTTCTTTCCATCAAAGGTGTCCGCCTTGCTTTGAATCGAGGGCTGGCTCACCGAATAAACGTTGCATAA
- a CDS encoding sensor domain-containing diguanylate cyclase: MKRNSWILSTSLVLLSTLLLVVFSLSTLSEIERVYKDQTALGTEALKRQFLYDSVNNQIKRINTQRAIHQNEYQKQLDHITWHMDTSYEADVESFPQVATSFFTQDSFSPWTAVLWRRETGEVIVDNKGVIGESEPPIDAVNSLLHGFQLYALHSYAPFTLFVGIPQVVIDEEVKQYIADEIYASEYPENSYIWVNEVINYEGGDEYAIRRIHPNLRDSVGVYLSTNMTDVQGNTPYKTELEGINKDGELYFTYFFKKMDSDVISEKLTYARLYKDFDWIVAMGIHLDDLTLYIDQTANKSAGIVNHITPIFIGAIILLFVLHSVLLVVLEHQRNRIQTKSLEDQAYKDPLTGIGNRRSGLLALKKAYLESRKGNGTGVISIFDIDYFKHINDTFGHDAGDRCLIQLTKTLQELACSKDALFRWGGDEFLLVCPPLTTEQAKQMAESLLNAARTVEVEQETTKITLTISLGLVSFLASDTSEIDTFKRADKALYQAKEAGRNRFVSLL, from the coding sequence ATGAAACGCAATTCATGGATACTCAGTACCTCTCTGGTTCTCCTCTCAACCTTGTTGTTGGTGGTATTTTCGTTGAGCACTCTGTCTGAAATTGAACGAGTATACAAGGACCAGACCGCCTTGGGTACCGAAGCGTTGAAACGGCAATTTCTCTATGATTCAGTCAATAACCAGATCAAGCGAATCAATACACAACGAGCAATCCACCAGAATGAATACCAAAAGCAACTGGATCATATCACTTGGCATATGGATACTTCCTATGAGGCTGATGTTGAAAGCTTTCCACAAGTGGCAACCTCCTTCTTTACCCAGGACTCTTTCTCTCCTTGGACTGCTGTACTTTGGCGGCGGGAAACAGGTGAAGTCATTGTAGATAATAAAGGGGTCATTGGGGAATCAGAGCCGCCTATTGATGCAGTTAATAGCCTCCTGCATGGTTTCCAGTTGTATGCATTGCACTCATATGCTCCCTTTACGCTTTTTGTCGGAATTCCCCAAGTGGTGATTGATGAGGAAGTAAAGCAGTATATTGCTGATGAGATATATGCGAGTGAATACCCGGAAAATTCCTATATCTGGGTCAATGAGGTAATTAACTATGAGGGTGGTGACGAGTATGCAATTCGGAGAATCCATCCCAATCTCCGGGATTCTGTGGGCGTATATCTCTCCACCAATATGACAGATGTGCAGGGAAATACCCCCTACAAGACTGAGCTGGAAGGGATCAACAAGGATGGGGAGCTCTACTTTACCTATTTTTTCAAGAAAATGGATAGTGATGTCATCTCGGAGAAACTTACCTACGCAAGGCTCTACAAGGATTTTGACTGGATTGTTGCAATGGGTATCCATCTTGATGATCTTACCCTGTACATAGACCAGACAGCAAACAAAAGTGCCGGTATCGTAAATCACATTACCCCGATATTCATTGGGGCAATTATTCTGCTCTTTGTGCTTCACTCTGTTCTGCTGGTAGTGTTGGAGCATCAGCGGAATAGGATCCAAACAAAGAGCCTTGAGGATCAAGCGTACAAGGATCCGTTGACCGGAATTGGAAATCGCAGGAGTGGTTTGCTTGCCTTGAAAAAAGCATATCTTGAGAGCAGGAAGGGTAACGGTACTGGGGTGATCTCAATCTTCGATATAGATTATTTCAAGCATATAAATGATACCTTCGGGCATGATGCTGGAGACAGGTGTCTGATACAGCTTACCAAAACATTGCAGGAGTTGGCCTGTTCAAAGGATGCCCTTTTCAGGTGGGGTGGTGATGAGTTTCTTCTTGTATGTCCACCTCTAACTACGGAACAAGCTAAGCAGATGGCAGAGTCCTTGCTCAATGCAGCAAGAACTGTGGAAGTTGAACAAGAGACGACCAAGATAACACTGACCATATCACTGGGCCTCGTCTCTTTCCTGGCAAGTGATACATCTGAGATTGATACATTCAAAAGGGCAGACAAAGCGCTCTACCAGGCAAAAGAAGCAGGAAGAAACAGATTTGTATCGCTTCTCTAA
- the jag gene encoding RNA-binding cell elongation regulator Jag/EloR, with amino-acid sequence MMKEFEGRTEQEAIAKAIEELHIEREDFDVEIVEPVKKGLFKKSNVKIRIHFDDGSNLEPDTFEDDDERELEQPINSELEDKLLTFVATVLDKMGYEGRVSIGFRKERKLGLNIESDNSNIIIGRKGKNLDAIQLIANVYAGQLDPDMKVIIDSENYRMRHEEQLIRMAFKTAEQVRKSGRSKLLEPMNPYERRLVHTALNDFGGVETKSEGDGLYKQIRISNERN; translated from the coding sequence ATGATGAAAGAATTCGAAGGACGTACTGAGCAGGAAGCTATTGCAAAAGCAATTGAGGAACTGCATATTGAGCGTGAAGATTTCGATGTGGAAATCGTTGAACCGGTCAAAAAAGGGCTCTTCAAGAAGAGCAATGTAAAGATCAGGATTCATTTTGATGATGGAAGCAATCTGGAACCGGATACATTTGAAGATGATGATGAGAGAGAACTGGAACAACCTATCAACAGCGAACTTGAGGACAAGTTGCTTACCTTTGTGGCTACGGTCTTGGACAAGATGGGCTATGAAGGCAGGGTTTCCATTGGGTTTAGGAAGGAGCGTAAGCTTGGGTTGAATATTGAGAGTGACAACTCAAATATCATCATTGGACGTAAAGGTAAGAACCTTGATGCCATTCAGCTTATTGCCAATGTGTATGCTGGGCAACTCGACCCAGACATGAAGGTCATCATTGATAGTGAGAACTATCGAATGAGACATGAAGAGCAACTGATCAGAATGGCTTTCAAGACAGCTGAACAGGTACGGAAGAGCGGAAGAAGCAAGTTGCTTGAGCCAATGAATCCGTATGAAAGAAGGCTTGTCCATACCGCACTCAATGACTTTGGTGGGGTGGAGACCAAGAGTGAGGGAGACGGGCTGTATAAACAGATACGAATCTCCAACGAGAGAAACTAA
- the murA gene encoding UDP-N-acetylglucosamine 1-carboxyvinyltransferase, which produces MGAYRIIGGNPASGEVQISGNKNGALPCLAATLLTDEPVRLLNVPDIEDVQVMVKLLENLGSKVVKEDANTYTIMSGGRSGKLKKKLVQSVRGSILLLGPLLATIDEVRLTPPGGDVIGLRRLDTHFIGLSALGASCLINEEGEIHIKAKGNRLQANDIFLDEASVTATENVLMASSLAEGQSIISNAASEPHVQDLCWMLNSMGCHIEGIGSNRLYVTGQRKLHGCEFRLTADYMEAGSYIGLAGATGGQLLLKGVEPRHLRMIRLGFERIGITFVVDGPSSILVPKRQKRILAKEVGGHTAKIDDAPWPGFPADLLSIITVCATQMEGSILIHEKMFESRMFFVDWLIRMGADIILCDPHRAVVNGPSQLLGSELSSPDVRAGMALVIAAACAKGVSVIQNIYQIERGYENLCGKLQALGLSIERDT; this is translated from the coding sequence ATGGGTGCGTATCGTATAATCGGGGGAAACCCTGCGAGCGGGGAGGTGCAGATCAGTGGAAACAAAAATGGTGCACTACCGTGTCTTGCTGCCACATTGCTGACTGATGAGCCTGTTCGGTTGTTGAACGTTCCTGATATCGAGGATGTTCAGGTTATGGTCAAGCTCTTGGAGAACCTTGGATCCAAGGTAGTCAAAGAGGATGCCAATACCTATACCATTATGAGTGGGGGAAGGAGCGGCAAGCTCAAGAAGAAACTGGTCCAATCGGTGAGGGGTTCAATTCTTCTTTTGGGACCATTATTGGCCACTATTGATGAAGTTCGTCTAACACCTCCTGGAGGGGATGTCATTGGGCTTCGTAGACTCGATACCCACTTTATCGGTCTCTCTGCGTTGGGTGCTTCTTGCCTGATCAATGAGGAAGGGGAGATTCATATTAAAGCCAAGGGAAATAGGCTGCAGGCAAATGACATCTTCCTTGATGAAGCCTCCGTTACGGCAACCGAGAACGTACTCATGGCCTCTTCGCTGGCCGAAGGGCAGAGTATCATCAGCAATGCCGCAAGTGAGCCTCATGTACAGGACCTTTGCTGGATGCTCAACAGTATGGGTTGTCATATTGAGGGAATAGGTTCCAACCGTCTTTATGTAACCGGTCAGAGAAAACTCCATGGCTGTGAATTCCGCCTCACCGCTGACTACATGGAAGCTGGTTCCTATATCGGTCTAGCTGGTGCTACTGGAGGCCAGTTGTTGCTCAAGGGTGTCGAGCCAAGGCATCTGAGAATGATTCGCCTGGGCTTTGAACGAATTGGGATAACCTTTGTTGTGGATGGTCCTTCTTCAATCCTTGTTCCCAAACGGCAGAAACGCATACTTGCAAAGGAAGTTGGTGGCCATACAGCAAAGATTGATGATGCTCCCTGGCCAGGATTCCCCGCTGACCTCCTGAGTATCATCACTGTATGTGCAACCCAGATGGAAGGTTCAATCCTGATCCATGAGAAAATGTTTGAGTCTCGTATGTTCTTCGTTGATTGGTTGATCAGGATGGGAGCAGATATCATCCTATGTGACCCACATCGAGCAGTGGTCAATGGTCCCAGCCAACTGCTGGGTTCAGAGCTATCCAGTCCTGATGTGCGAGCTGGAATGGCACTCGTCATTGCCGCTGCTTGTGCAAAAGGTGTCAGCGTGATCCAGAATATCTATCAGATTGAACGGGGTTATGAAAATCTCTGTGGTAAGCTCCAGGCCTTAGGGTTGTCCATCGAAAGGGATACGTAA
- a CDS encoding adenosine kinase has protein sequence MRESEHMVYGIGNPLIDIIVSVEENDITALGIHKGTMALIGPQRMEELMLLSKERKTTYSCGGSCPNTIIALASLGVKATLAGKIGSDENGHIYQQRLKELGVADQLAITDKEMTGSTVILITPDSERSMNTFLGANRLYEMGDVDEDTVAKASFFHFTGYMWDTRSQQEAITKALRIAKEHQTVVSFDLADPFAVGRYREPFLNLISQECDIVFANREEARILFDNYDPYECCRSMGKLCRTAIVKNGKKGSYISHEGKIINIPVKGPVVPTDTTGAGDVYAAGFLYGLYHGYSTKDSGTIASILAGEIITQRGAQFSKEKAKELRDLFASGDWKSL, from the coding sequence ATGAGAGAAAGTGAGCACATGGTCTATGGCATAGGGAATCCACTCATCGACATTATTGTTAGTGTTGAGGAAAATGATATTACCGCGCTTGGAATCCACAAGGGTACCATGGCCTTGATCGGCCCACAGAGAATGGAAGAGCTCATGCTCCTCTCCAAGGAACGCAAAACAACCTACAGCTGCGGAGGCTCCTGTCCCAACACAATCATCGCCCTTGCCTCACTGGGTGTGAAGGCAACCTTGGCTGGAAAGATTGGCAGCGATGAGAATGGGCACATCTATCAACAGCGCCTCAAGGAACTTGGGGTTGCCGACCAGCTTGCTATAACCGACAAGGAAATGACTGGCTCTACGGTCATCCTTATCACTCCAGACAGTGAGCGGAGCATGAATACATTCCTGGGAGCAAACCGTCTCTATGAAATGGGTGATGTGGACGAAGATACCGTGGCAAAAGCCTCCTTCTTCCACTTTACAGGCTATATGTGGGACACAAGAAGCCAGCAAGAAGCCATCACGAAGGCCTTGCGCATTGCAAAGGAGCACCAAACTGTTGTCTCTTTTGATCTTGCAGACCCGTTTGCTGTTGGACGTTACCGGGAACCTTTCCTCAACCTCATCAGCCAAGAGTGTGACATTGTGTTTGCAAACAGGGAGGAAGCAAGGATTCTCTTTGACAACTATGATCCTTATGAGTGTTGTCGTTCCATGGGGAAGCTCTGCAGGACAGCCATTGTAAAGAATGGGAAAAAGGGGTCCTACATCAGCCACGAAGGAAAGATCATCAATATTCCGGTCAAGGGACCAGTAGTACCTACTGATACCACTGGTGCTGGGGATGTATATGCCGCAGGATTTCTCTATGGACTGTATCATGGCTATTCAACCAAAGATTCAGGTACGATTGCCTCTATCCTAGCTGGAGAGATTATCACCCAACGAGGGGCCCAGTTCAGTAAGGAGAAAGCAAAGGAACTCAGAGATCTCTTTGCTTCAGGAGATTGGAAATCGCTTTAG
- a CDS encoding ribonucleoside triphosphate reductase has product MQQQVVKRDGQVVLCEVQKIIDAIEKAANAAGQKVDARMVAAIVLSKTKGKDKVEVEYIQDLVEASLMEQSYQATAKTYILYRKGRERVREGKALIKATNEMFSAYLDDTTWRVKENANTRRSVNGMNNYIRERFTEQYWLHEIYPETIREAHQRGSLHIHDLGFFGPYCCGWDLRQLLTSGFGGVDGKVSSKPAKHFRSLLGQVVNATFTFQGECAGAQAWSSFDTYCAPFIRYDDLTFREVKQAMQEFIFNLNVPTRVGFQCPFSNLTFDITVPSSLRDVPVIRGGELQKETYGEFQDEMDMVNHAFCEIMEEGDASGRVFTFPIPTYNVTKQFPWESKVVDSIFAMTAKYGIPYFSNYVNSDLSPEDALSMCCRLRLDTSELKKRGGGLFGSNPLTGSIGVVTLNLPRLAYESKDEQRFMSALHAIAGLAKKSLEIKRNVIEKQTEHGMYPFSRFSLETVKQRNGSYWANHFSTIGIVGMEEACINLFGKEGSLTTEKGQSFALLVLSTLREIIQGFQSETGNFYNLEATPAEGASYRLANLDKKAFGDIITAGEDVAYYTNSSQLPVGYTDDLYETLEKQDELQCQYTGGTVLHLYLAQRIENPKLAKQLVRNVCTRYKLPYVSLTPTFSTCKNHGYLDGEVEYCPYCGEKTEVWTRVVGYLRPKEDFHPGKQEEHRQRKSYTVKVS; this is encoded by the coding sequence ATGCAACAGCAAGTGGTCAAAAGAGACGGGCAGGTGGTTCTCTGCGAGGTTCAGAAAATCATTGATGCAATCGAAAAAGCAGCGAATGCTGCAGGACAAAAAGTGGATGCCAGGATGGTTGCTGCCATCGTTTTGTCCAAGACAAAGGGAAAGGACAAGGTAGAGGTGGAGTATATCCAGGACCTTGTTGAAGCATCCCTGATGGAACAGAGCTATCAAGCAACCGCAAAAACCTACATCCTCTATCGAAAGGGAAGGGAACGGGTTAGAGAGGGCAAGGCTCTTATCAAGGCAACGAATGAGATGTTCAGTGCCTACCTTGATGATACAACCTGGAGAGTCAAGGAGAATGCCAATACCAGGCGGTCTGTCAATGGTATGAACAACTACATCCGCGAACGATTCACTGAGCAGTACTGGTTGCATGAAATCTATCCTGAGACTATTCGTGAAGCCCACCAGAGGGGATCGCTGCATATCCATGACCTTGGCTTCTTTGGCCCATACTGTTGTGGTTGGGACCTTCGCCAGTTGCTTACCTCTGGATTTGGAGGTGTTGACGGGAAAGTTTCCAGTAAGCCAGCAAAACACTTTCGGTCCCTGCTGGGGCAGGTGGTGAATGCAACCTTCACCTTCCAGGGAGAGTGTGCAGGAGCTCAGGCCTGGTCTTCCTTTGATACCTATTGTGCACCATTCATTAGATATGATGACCTTACCTTCCGTGAGGTTAAGCAAGCAATGCAGGAGTTTATTTTCAATCTTAATGTCCCTACCCGAGTAGGGTTCCAATGTCCCTTCTCCAATCTGACCTTTGATATCACCGTTCCTTCCAGCTTGCGGGATGTTCCTGTCATTCGGGGAGGAGAACTGCAAAAAGAAACCTATGGGGAGTTCCAGGATGAGATGGATATGGTCAACCATGCCTTCTGTGAGATTATGGAGGAAGGGGATGCTTCTGGAAGGGTATTCACATTCCCCATCCCTACCTACAATGTAACCAAACAGTTTCCCTGGGAATCGAAGGTTGTTGATTCTATTTTTGCTATGACCGCAAAATACGGGATTCCTTATTTTTCCAATTATGTGAACAGTGATTTATCCCCTGAGGATGCGCTCTCAATGTGCTGCCGACTCAGACTCGATACCTCAGAGCTCAAGAAGCGAGGTGGAGGACTCTTTGGCTCTAATCCTCTTACCGGGTCAATCGGTGTGGTGACATTGAACCTTCCGAGGCTTGCCTACGAGAGCAAGGATGAGCAGCGATTCATGTCTGCACTCCATGCTATTGCGGGCCTGGCAAAAAAAAGTCTTGAGATCAAGCGAAATGTCATTGAAAAGCAGACTGAACATGGTATGTATCCCTTTAGTCGGTTCTCCTTGGAAACGGTAAAACAACGTAATGGAAGCTACTGGGCAAATCACTTTAGTACCATCGGAATCGTGGGAATGGAAGAGGCCTGTATCAACCTCTTCGGTAAGGAAGGCTCCCTTACAACTGAGAAAGGTCAGTCCTTTGCCCTTCTTGTACTCTCGACGTTACGGGAAATCATCCAAGGCTTCCAGAGTGAGACAGGAAACTTCTACAACCTTGAGGCGACACCCGCCGAGGGAGCCAGCTACCGATTGGCAAACCTCGATAAGAAAGCCTTTGGTGATATCATTACCGCCGGCGAAGATGTTGCTTACTATACAAACTCCTCCCAGCTCCCTGTAGGCTATACCGATGATCTCTATGAGACATTGGAAAAGCAGGACGAACTACAGTGCCAATACACAGGAGGAACAGTCCTGCACCTCTATCTTGCCCAAAGGATAGAGAACCCAAAGCTTGCCAAGCAGTTGGTAAGGAATGTATGTACCCGTTACAAACTTCCCTATGTCTCCCTTACCCCAACTTTTTCTACCTGCAAGAACCATGGATATCTCGATGGAGAGGTTGAATATTGCCCATATTGCGGGGAAAAGACCGAGGTATGGACCAGGGTGGTTGGCTATCTCAGGCCTAAGGAAGATTTCCATCCTGGAAAGCAAGAGGAACACCGCCAAAGAAAGTCCTATACGGTAAAAGTATCATGA
- a CDS encoding anaerobic ribonucleoside-triphosphate reductase activating protein: protein MIVSGIEGSSFLDYPGMLSCVLFTQGCNYDCFYCHNRGLIGYKNGFIGYQEIERFLKKRVGFLQAVVISGGEPTLHGSLHQYFSLVKSLGYLTKLDTNGSRPKVLLELLEAGLLDYVAMDVKAPWERYREIAGKGADPANVQRCVSLLQEYQVMHPFFRWEVRTTLAPTLGESDLLEIAGMLPKVNRWVLNFYHKPAEYKEEDGMRINQPALSEREVACLQESLLLLQPNLKRVR from the coding sequence ATGATTGTCAGTGGTATTGAAGGCTCATCATTCCTGGACTATCCAGGGATGTTGAGCTGTGTTCTCTTTACCCAAGGGTGCAACTATGACTGCTTCTATTGTCATAACCGTGGATTAATTGGATATAAGAATGGTTTTATAGGCTATCAAGAGATTGAACGTTTTCTAAAGAAACGGGTGGGTTTTCTGCAAGCAGTTGTCATCAGTGGAGGGGAGCCCACCTTGCATGGTAGTCTCCATCAGTATTTCTCCTTGGTAAAAAGCCTAGGCTATCTGACCAAGCTTGATACCAATGGAAGTCGCCCTAAAGTGCTTTTGGAATTGTTGGAAGCAGGGCTGCTTGACTACGTTGCAATGGATGTGAAAGCACCCTGGGAAAGGTATCGGGAAATTGCAGGAAAGGGAGCTGACCCCGCGAATGTCCAGCGATGTGTGTCTTTACTTCAGGAGTATCAAGTGATGCATCCTTTCTTTAGATGGGAGGTGAGAACCACGTTAGCCCCAACATTGGGTGAATCTGATTTGCTGGAGATTGCTGGTATGTTGCCTAAAGTAAACCGTTGGGTACTGAATTTCTATCATAAACCGGCGGAGTATAAAGAAGAGGATGGAATGAGGATCAACCAACCCGCCCTGAGCGAGCGGGAGGTTGCTTGCTTGCAAGAGAGTTTGCTCCTCTTGCAGCCGAATCTCAAGCGAGTGAGATAA
- a CDS encoding helix-turn-helix domain-containing protein has translation MKMVYIQDGKQLEIYMHPKRQQILHELSVQGPMTAKMLSDALEMTPSSAKHHVLRLIELQVVEIDHTEMIHGITATYYRKRLVTVSFSSLAEEKRKLASDMVTKQIHDDFYKKAQSFTDVDGHFQADQISGVVHLSREEADELYKRIRAFIDEKEKKEDGTEPFVFSLMAYHA, from the coding sequence ATGAAGATGGTATATATACAAGATGGAAAACAGTTGGAAATCTACATGCACCCCAAGCGACAGCAGATTTTACATGAGTTGAGCGTACAGGGACCGATGACAGCCAAGATGCTCAGTGATGCACTCGAAATGACTCCCTCCAGTGCAAAGCATCATGTATTGCGATTGATAGAATTGCAAGTAGTCGAGATCGACCACACGGAAATGATCCATGGTATTACTGCGACCTATTATCGAAAACGATTGGTGACGGTGAGTTTCAGCTCTCTCGCTGAAGAGAAGAGAAAGCTTGCTTCTGATATGGTCACCAAACAAATCCACGATGATTTCTACAAAAAGGCTCAATCGTTTACCGATGTAGATGGCCATTTCCAGGCGGACCAGATTTCGGGAGTCGTACATCTCAGTAGAGAGGAGGCTGATGAGCTTTACAAGCGAATCAGAGCGTTCATAGATGAGAAAGAGAAGAAAGAGGATGGGACTGAGCCCTTTGTCTTCTCACTGATGGCCTATCATGCATAG
- the metK gene encoding methionine adenosyltransferase, translated as MLTHGSHIFTSESVSEGHPDKVCDQISDAVLDACLAQDPQSRVACEVFATTDRVVVGGELSTNATIDIDNIVRSTVKEIGYTDEGIGFDYRSLTVMDLTNTQSPDISMGVTAETSLYGQQGAGDQGMMFGYACNETETLMPAPIYWAHQLLERASKLRKSGEAPFLRPDAKSQVSLLYQDGKPVHIDSVVISHQHTEQARRDTLISYLTKEVIETVLGPTGLLNDKTKVYINPTGRFVTGGPAGDTGLTGRKIIVDTYGGMGRHGGGAFSGKDPSKVDRSGAYMARYVAKNLVANGLCTTCEVQLSYAIGVPYPISVYVDTFGTGTEDDEQLEKLVREKFDLTPAGIIKTLDLKKPIYQKTMNYGHFGKSDLPWEQIISLA; from the coding sequence ATGTTAACACACGGTTCACACATTTTTACTTCAGAATCAGTCAGTGAGGGACATCCGGACAAGGTCTGCGATCAGATTTCCGATGCCGTATTGGATGCTTGTCTTGCCCAGGATCCACAAAGCAGGGTTGCTTGTGAAGTCTTTGCAACTACTGACAGAGTCGTGGTGGGAGGAGAACTTTCCACCAATGCAACAATCGACATAGACAACATCGTTAGATCCACGGTAAAGGAAATTGGATATACTGATGAAGGAATCGGTTTTGATTACCGATCCCTTACGGTGATGGATTTGACCAATACCCAATCACCGGACATTTCCATGGGAGTTACTGCTGAAACATCCCTGTACGGCCAACAAGGTGCTGGCGACCAGGGTATGATGTTCGGGTATGCCTGCAATGAGACAGAGACTCTCATGCCAGCCCCAATTTACTGGGCACATCAACTCCTGGAAAGAGCCAGCAAGCTGAGAAAAAGTGGCGAAGCCCCTTTCTTGAGACCCGATGCAAAGAGTCAGGTCTCACTGTTGTACCAAGATGGGAAACCAGTACACATAGATTCAGTGGTCATCAGTCACCAACATACCGAACAAGCCCGTCGTGATACCCTTATCTCTTATCTTACAAAGGAAGTCATTGAAACCGTGCTGGGACCTACCGGCTTGTTGAATGATAAAACCAAGGTGTACATTAATCCAACAGGTAGATTTGTCACGGGTGGTCCTGCAGGGGACACTGGTTTGACAGGGAGAAAGATCATTGTCGACACCTATGGTGGAATGGGTCGTCATGGAGGGGGAGCATTCAGCGGGAAAGATCCCTCCAAGGTCGACAGAAGCGGTGCTTACATGGCTCGCTACGTTGCAAAGAACCTAGTAGCAAATGGTTTGTGCACAACCTGTGAGGTCCAACTCTCTTATGCAATTGGGGTCCCCTATCCCATCTCCGTGTATGTCGATACCTTTGGGACAGGGACAGAGGACGATGAACAGTTGGAAAAGCTTGTGAGGGAGAAGTTCGACCTCACCCCAGCAGGCATCATAAAGACATTGGATCTAAAAAAGCCGATCTACCAGAAGACCATGAACTATGGACACTTCGGAAAGAGCGACCTTCCTTGGGAACAGATTATCTCACTCGCTTGA